GAGTAATAGAGAATCCTTTGCCAAAATGGCATCTCCAGTTAACTAAGGACTGATCCCGACCTACTCAATCTTAACGGGGGTAACAAATCCTTCGGGTTTGACCGTGAGCACTGAGCACTTTAATTGCGGAATGACCTCTTCAGCAGTACTCCTGATAAAAGATCCGGCAAATCCCAGAATAGTCAAGGGTGCCCATTATAACAAGGCTCACACGGTGCCGGGCTGCAATTTCCGGAATTATAGTCAGTGCCAAAAATTCTGTCGTTTATAGCTGTTATCGAAAGTCTTGACGGAATCCAATGCCTGCAATGGGAAGAATCAGTAGCGCCGGCGTCCCTGCCGGCGATAACTTATTGCTTTGTTTGGTGAATTGTTCGCCGGCACGGAGGCCGGCGCTACCAATTGCTGGGAACTGCTCTTCACAATCCGTGATTACTTTCGAGAATCGGTATATCCCTCGTGTGAATTACAGGATATTGGTAGGGACCGGTGTCCCTGCCGGTCCATTCTATCGATATCATTGATCATATTTAAGATGTGCCGGCACGGAGGCACGGCACCCACCAATGCTCAAATCAGCAGGACTGTGGTTCGAGTTGTGCTGTTGGGAGAATTATCTCGATGGGCAAACTCTGGACGAGAATGGTTTCGATGGGCAGTCTCCGGAAAGGTCGCACTCGAATGGGTGAATAATAGCCGGGATAGAGAAGCGCCCCTTGTTGAGCGCTGACTTCCAATAGCCATTTCAAACGAGGAGGATTTTGCGCCCATGCTGGGCATCGTTTGGTCTAAGAGGTGGTGAAAAAGGGAAACCTCGGAAGCGGAACTGGAAAGGGAGGTAGACAGGCCGTATTCTACAATGGCATCGGCGTTATAATCAAAGCATAAGACCAGGCTCGGTTGAATCATACTCACAATCAGGAAGCATACCAGCACCTGAACCCAGGTTTTGAAAATCCTTGGACGCCACATCATTACGATGGTCCCTTAACTCCCAATCGACGACTTCATTACATTTAGGAGCGATTCACTCCTATCGAAAGACGTCATGATGAACGTTAACCGGCTCCAATCGGATTGTCAAGTTGTCTTAGATTTGTCTGTATCAGCGACAGCTAAGTAGCAGCTTCAGTCCCAGCCGCAGAATGGTTGGGAACATCGGCAACCTGCCGCTTCCGAAGACGCATGTTGAGCATTTCTACACCAACAGAAAAAGCCATGGCGAAGTAGATGTACCCTTTCGGGACGTGGTGATCAAAACCATCACATATCAAGACAATGCCTACAACCACCAGGAATGACAGTGCCAGCATCTTGATTGTGTGATGAGTGCTGACAAACCGTCCGATCTGTGTTGCAAAAGCCATCATCAAGGCAACGGACGCGACAACAGCCGCGATCATGACTGCAAGATTGTCTACCATCCCGACAGCCGTAATTATTGAATCAAATGAAAAAACCAGGTCAATTAGCATGATCTGAATGATCACTCCAGAGAAGGCGGCCGTCAATTGACTGGGAGTTCCTTCCTTCTCTCCTTCCAAAAGGTGATGGATCTCTTTGGTGCTTTTCCAGAGTAAGAAGAGACCACCAGAGATAAGAATCAGATCTCTGCCCGAGATCTCTTGGCCCATTAAGATGAACAACGGTGCAGTCAGTCCTATTAGCCATGATAGCGTAGTGAGCAAGCCGATGCGCATGAACATGGCCAGAAACAAACCGAGACGTCTCCCCACCTCACGCCTCTTCTCAGGCAGTCTGTCCACTAGAATCGAGATGAAGATGATGTTGTCGATTCCCAAGATGAGTTCCAGTGCTGTTAGAGTGCAGAAGGCCAGCCACGCGTCGGCACTCGTTAATAGGTCTAGCATTCTCAGCCTCGCAGTCGCATGATTCTTATCTGACCATGCCTTTTGTCGTTTCTTAGACTCCCTACCAATAAAGAGCAGTCAACGCCAAGAGTTCCACCGTCGAGTTGCCTCAGTGTTTGCATTTCTTCCGTAATCTTCAAGACTCTGTTCCAAAACAAAAAAGACCTTTGGCACTGAGCCAAAGGTCTTGTTACGCAAATTTGCGGGCGATGCCAGACTTTACAGCCAGGATGTTGACATCGGCCTTGTTAACTACTCCCCTTTGATCGTCAAATAGCTTAGTAGACAAAGCCTTTGTTGTCAATCTGAAAATACTTGAAGACGTAAAGCTTCAGTTATTCGCGGGAGCAATTGTGATGGATATAGCTATTCTTGAGGGCCGTTTCTTTGAAAGAGGAGTTCATAGGGGTCCAGCTTAAGATTCGTTGCTAATTGATCGAGAGTTTTCTTCATCTGTTCTGCAGGGTCGTTACCTCGTTTCTTGAGGGTGGTGAGGACGGTTGTGAGAATACTGCGCGTCTTGGCTCCGTTATCAGAAATAGATCCATAGCTGACCTTCCTTGCCACAACAGAGGGTCTCAGATCTCTTTCGGCTAAATTGTTTTCTGCCGGAATCGTTCGGTCTCGAGCCCAGTGATAAAGCCTCTCTTCATTTTCACGGAAGATATCTTGAATCCGGCGAATACCCATATGGCGGGCCGGTCGCTCCATAGCGGCCTTAATTTCAGTCCGAAGCTTAGCCGCTCGACGATAGAATTGCTTATCCGTAATCGGTTGGCTGCGAAGTCCCTGAGCGAGTGCAAGTAAAGGAGCCACAACAGCCACAAAAGTTGAGACCTCTGCTTCTTCGGGAAACTCTTTTTCCAAATCCTGGACATCTCGCAGAAGGTGAGCGTAACAATATTGAATCTCACATGGAGCTTTCTTGTAGCCGCGGTAACGATCCACAACCAAAACGCCCGGTAGCCGATCTTTGCCGAGGACTGCATGAACTACTTGGGACGAGCGACTCTTGCCAAATTGGAAAATGCTCAAATCGGGAGTGGCGAAGAGCCAAACGTATCCGTTCTTGCCGTCAGTGCGCCAGCTCGTCTCATCTGCGTGCTTCACAGGAGCTTGTCGATATTCTTCAATGAGCTTTTGAGGAATTCTTTCAAAAAGTCGCCCCATTCGATGGTATACCTCCATCAGGCTTCCTTCGCTTACTCCGGTCTGTTCACAGATCCGTCCCATGGGAAGACCATAGAGGTAATACATCGTCATGGCATTGGCAATGAGTTGATTTCCGTAAAGACTCTTGGGAAGCACTCCGGGAGTCTGGGGGGTAAACGTGCGTTCACAACGATAACAATACCTTTTGGGTAAGCGAAATACTATTCGTTCGGGTTTTTGAGAAGGCGTATACAGGACACTCCTCTCTTCCACCCCTTTCTTTTCAAGAATACCCCCGCATTCGGGACAGATATCTGGAGCCTCCACTTCTACCGCATAATCAAACTCGCACTCGTGGCTCTTGCGACCGGAACCTTTGTGTCCCTGCCGCGCACCTTTGGGCTTTTTCTCCTTCTGTTCACTGTTCCTCTTGATTGGTATTTTGGATGAGGGAGTGGAAGAGCCGAAGTATCCTTCTTGAGCCTTGCGCTCTTGATAGCGCAGTTTAGCCTCCAGGCTCTGGATCTTTTCTTTTAACTCGTCAATGCAACGCTGTTTTTCCAAACAAACCGGACAACCGTTTATGCTCATCCCATCATCACCTGAACAAGCGTTTCACCCACCAAGCCTATACCCCATCTCAAACCCGAACGCGAGAACCATTTAACCCCAAAAATAAAATTCTTCTCAAACTACCGCTCGAAACTGA
The sequence above is a segment of the Desulfomonile tiedjei DSM 6799 genome. Coding sequences within it:
- the tnpC gene encoding IS66 family transposase, with the protein product MSINGCPVCLEKQRCIDELKEKIQSLEAKLRYQERKAQEGYFGSSTPSSKIPIKRNSEQKEKKPKGARQGHKGSGRKSHECEFDYAVEVEAPDICPECGGILEKKGVEERSVLYTPSQKPERIVFRLPKRYCYRCERTFTPQTPGVLPKSLYGNQLIANAMTMYYLYGLPMGRICEQTGVSEGSLMEVYHRMGRLFERIPQKLIEEYRQAPVKHADETSWRTDGKNGYVWLFATPDLSIFQFGKSRSSQVVHAVLGKDRLPGVLVVDRYRGYKKAPCEIQYCYAHLLRDVQDLEKEFPEEAEVSTFVAVVAPLLALAQGLRSQPITDKQFYRRAAKLRTEIKAAMERPARHMGIRRIQDIFRENEERLYHWARDRTIPAENNLAERDLRPSVVARKVSYGSISDNGAKTRSILTTVLTTLKKRGNDPAEQMKKTLDQLATNLKLDPYELLFQRNGPQE
- a CDS encoding TerC family protein, which codes for MLDLLTSADAWLAFCTLTALELILGIDNIIFISILVDRLPEKRREVGRRLGLFLAMFMRIGLLTTLSWLIGLTAPLFILMGQEISGRDLILISGGLFLLWKSTKEIHHLLEGEKEGTPSQLTAAFSGVIIQIMLIDLVFSFDSIITAVGMVDNLAVMIAAVVASVALMMAFATQIGRFVSTHHTIKMLALSFLVVVGIVLICDGFDHHVPKGYIYFAMAFSVGVEMLNMRLRKRQVADVPNHSAAGTEAAT